In one window of Gloeomargarita sp. SRBZ-1_bins_9 DNA:
- the hpnH gene encoding adenosyl-hopene transferase HpnH, which produces MAIHWLQALEVGKYLVTQRMLGRKKFALTLMLEPLFRCNLACAGCGKIQHPPEVLKRHLTPEECFRAVEECGAPIVAIPGGEPLLHPQIDEIVAGLVARRKFVYLCTNGLLLEKSLHKFKPSPYFAFSVHIDGMRERHDQSVNRQGVFDIAIRAIKAAKKAGFRVTTNTTVFAGTQPEEIQELFDFLTELGVDGMMVSPGYSYEWAPDQEHFLQREQTRALFRQILAPYRRGLKKWNFNHNPLFLDFLIGEKDYECTPWGMPSYSVLGWQRPCYLLNEGHCQSYQELLETTAWEKYGHASGNPKCRDCMVHCGYEPTAALDAMEPSNAARSLASVLGLGR; this is translated from the coding sequence ATGGCCATTCACTGGTTGCAGGCGCTGGAAGTCGGGAAGTATTTAGTAACCCAACGGATGCTGGGGCGTAAGAAGTTTGCCCTGACTTTGATGCTAGAACCCCTGTTTCGCTGTAATTTGGCCTGCGCCGGCTGTGGTAAGATTCAACATCCACCGGAGGTACTGAAACGGCATCTCACCCCAGAGGAATGTTTCCGGGCCGTTGAGGAGTGCGGCGCGCCTATCGTGGCCATTCCTGGTGGGGAACCCCTGTTGCATCCCCAGATTGATGAAATCGTGGCCGGGCTGGTGGCACGCCGCAAGTTTGTCTATCTGTGTACCAACGGTCTGCTGCTGGAGAAGAGTTTACACAAATTTAAGCCGTCCCCTTACTTTGCCTTCAGCGTGCATATTGACGGGATGCGGGAGCGCCATGATCAATCGGTGAACCGGCAGGGGGTGTTCGATATTGCCATTAGGGCCATTAAGGCGGCCAAAAAGGCGGGCTTTCGGGTGACGACCAATACTACCGTTTTTGCCGGTACCCAACCGGAGGAAATCCAGGAGTTGTTTGATTTCCTGACGGAATTGGGGGTGGATGGGATGATGGTTTCCCCAGGCTACAGCTATGAATGGGCGCCGGACCAGGAACACTTTCTCCAGCGGGAGCAGACACGGGCGCTGTTTCGGCAAATCCTGGCCCCCTACCGCCGAGGTCTCAAAAAATGGAATTTCAACCACAACCCCCTGTTTTTGGACTTTCTCATTGGTGAAAAGGACTACGAATGCACGCCCTGGGGGATGCCAAGTTACAGTGTCCTAGGTTGGCAAAGGCCCTGTTATTTGCTCAACGAAGGTCACTGCCAAAGCTATCAGGAATTGCTGGAAACGACGGCGTGGGAAAAGTACGGTCACGCCAGCGGCAACCCCAAATGCCGGGACTGCATGGTGCATTGTGGCTATGAACCGACGGCTGCCCTGGATGCCATGGAACCGTCGAATGCTGCCCGGTCCCTGGCGAGTGTGTTGGGGTTGGGGCGCTAG
- the rbfA gene encoding 30S ribosome-binding factor RbfA, translating to MATSRRVERVAELIKREVSQLLLKGIKDDRVGQGLVSVTDVEVSGDLQHAQIYVSIYGPPEVRAQTMAGLHSATGYVRSVLGQRIRLRRTPEVVFREDTSLERGSRVIALLNRLKQERAESSPAQE from the coding sequence ATGGCTACCAGTCGCCGGGTGGAGCGGGTTGCAGAACTGATCAAGCGGGAGGTGAGCCAGTTGCTGCTCAAGGGCATCAAGGACGACCGGGTGGGGCAAGGACTGGTGAGCGTAACGGATGTGGAGGTGTCGGGGGATTTGCAGCATGCCCAGATTTATGTGAGTATTTACGGGCCGCCGGAGGTGCGGGCGCAAACCATGGCAGGGTTGCATTCGGCAACGGGTTACGTACGGTCGGTGCTGGGGCAACGGATTCGCCTGCGCCGTACCCCTGAGGTGGTTTTCCGGGAAGATACCTCCCTAGAGCGGGGGAGCCGCGTCATTGCCCTGTTGAATCGCCTGAAGCAGGAGCGGGCTGAGTCGTCGCCGGCCCAGGAGTAA
- a CDS encoding Uma2 family endonuclease yields MTAGLPLRLPPTLRWTETEFREWVKANPDLRWELTADGEPLAMPPTGGETGFYNANLNANFILWNRQTALGYVFDSSTGFRLPNGAIRSPAVAWIAKEKWDCLSLEECRGLVPLCPDFVVEILSPADDPNLVRAKMAEYLANGARLGWLMDPQQQTVTIYRPGVAPRTQDFAVPLTGEEVLPGLVVNLTSLLGS; encoded by the coding sequence ATGACTGCCGGTTTACCGTTGCGCCTTCCCCCCACCTTACGCTGGACAGAAACCGAGTTTCGGGAATGGGTAAAAGCCAATCCCGACCTGCGCTGGGAACTCACTGCCGATGGGGAACCGCTAGCTATGCCGCCAACGGGAGGGGAAACCGGATTTTACAACGCTAATTTGAACGCTAACTTCATCCTGTGGAACCGGCAAACGGCTTTGGGTTATGTATTTGATTCCTCCACGGGTTTTCGGTTACCTAATGGGGCGATTCGTTCGCCGGCTGTGGCCTGGATTGCCAAGGAAAAGTGGGATTGTTTATCGCTGGAGGAATGTCGAGGTTTGGTCCCCTTGTGCCCTGATTTTGTAGTGGAGATCCTCTCGCCTGCGGACGACCCTAACCTGGTGCGGGCTAAGATGGCGGAATACTTGGCTAACGGGGCGCGCTTGGGTTGGTTGATGGACCCGCAACAACAAACAGTGACCATTTATCGCCCTGGTGTGGCCCCCCGCACCCAAGATTTCGCCGTGCCGTTGACGGGGGAAGAGGTGCTGCCGGGACTGGTGGTGAATTTAACATCTCTCCTAGGTTCCTAA
- the psb29 gene encoding photosystem II biogenesis protein Psp29, with protein MSAVPTVADTKRAFYQYHPRPIHSVYQRVVEELLVEMHLLHVNVAFRYRPLYALGVVTAFDTLMQHYTPAAHRESIFRALCCSLHQDPQQYRQDAQQLLALAQGESGARLRAWLAQPETGFSDHDPLQRELQAWVTPPIPKYSRLAAVGLWTLVQTVLPETPEQWPQAVQTLAQGIQWNPEKVQRDLELYRSTLDRLNQARAVLADMRKGGDLTPSAPVAAS; from the coding sequence GTGTCTGCTGTACCGACGGTTGCCGATACCAAGCGGGCTTTTTACCAGTACCATCCCCGCCCGATTCATTCGGTCTATCAACGGGTGGTGGAGGAGTTGTTGGTGGAGATGCACCTGCTGCACGTCAATGTGGCCTTTCGTTACCGGCCCTTGTATGCCCTGGGGGTGGTGACGGCCTTTGATACCTTGATGCAGCATTACACACCGGCGGCGCACCGGGAGTCAATTTTTCGGGCGTTGTGTTGCTCCCTCCACCAGGACCCCCAGCAGTACCGGCAGGATGCGCAACAGTTGCTGGCGTTGGCGCAAGGGGAAAGTGGGGCGCGCTTGCGGGCGTGGTTGGCTCAACCGGAAACGGGGTTTTCCGACCATGACCCGTTGCAGCGGGAGTTGCAGGCCTGGGTAACGCCCCCGATTCCCAAGTACAGTCGCCTGGCGGCGGTGGGGCTGTGGACGTTGGTGCAGACGGTGCTGCCGGAGACGCCGGAGCAGTGGCCCCAGGCGGTCCAAACCTTAGCCCAGGGGATACAGTGGAATCCAGAAAAGGTGCAGCGGGACCTGGAACTGTATCGCAGTACGCTGGACCGGTTGAACCAGGCGCGGGCGGTGTTGGCGGATATGCGCAAGGGCGGCGATCTCACACCGTCGGCTCCGGTGGCGGCATCCTAG
- a CDS encoding aldo/keto reductase: protein MEYRRFGRTELAMPVFSCGGMRYQYKWQDQDPAAIPKDNQENLRATIHRAWELGITHIETARGYGTSEMQLGWVLGEFPRDKLIVQTKIAPTPDAQEFAHKFATSLRYLQLEYVDLLAIHGINLPEHLQWSLQVCLPLVRQWQREGRVHFVGFSTHGHVSLITQAINTGEFDYVNLHWYYIFQENWPAILAAEKQDMGVFIISPSDKGGHLYNPPDKLVRLCHPLHPMVFNDLFCLSHPQVHTLSVGASCPGDFDTHLQTLPLLPQAQRVLPPILQRLEQAAIEALGREWYEQWAVNLPPWFETPGQINMPLILRLLNLAEAFDLWEYSRARYGMLGPGGHWVPGRNAADLPLGELRACLARHPQPEEVLRRLQRAHRLLGGATGQRLSGA from the coding sequence ATGGAGTACCGCCGTTTTGGTCGCACGGAGTTGGCCATGCCGGTGTTTTCCTGCGGCGGGATGCGCTACCAGTACAAGTGGCAAGACCAGGACCCGGCGGCTATCCCCAAGGACAACCAGGAAAACCTGCGGGCAACGATTCACCGGGCTTGGGAACTGGGGATTACCCACATCGAAACGGCAAGGGGTTACGGCACTTCTGAGATGCAGTTGGGTTGGGTTTTGGGGGAATTTCCCCGCGACAAATTAATTGTGCAAACCAAGATTGCTCCGACGCCCGATGCCCAGGAATTTGCCCATAAATTCGCCACCTCCCTGCGCTATTTACAACTGGAGTATGTGGATTTGTTGGCGATTCACGGGATCAATTTGCCTGAGCATTTGCAGTGGAGCTTGCAGGTGTGCTTACCCCTGGTGCGGCAATGGCAACGGGAAGGCCGGGTGCACTTTGTGGGGTTTTCCACCCATGGACATGTGAGCTTGATTACCCAGGCCATCAATACGGGGGAATTTGATTACGTCAACCTGCACTGGTATTACATTTTTCAGGAGAATTGGCCAGCTATTTTGGCGGCGGAGAAACAGGACATGGGGGTGTTCATTATTAGCCCGAGTGACAAGGGCGGGCATCTGTACAACCCCCCGGACAAGCTGGTGCGTTTGTGCCACCCCCTGCATCCCATGGTGTTTAATGATTTGTTTTGTTTAAGTCATCCCCAGGTGCATACCTTGAGTGTGGGGGCGTCCTGCCCTGGAGACTTTGACACCCATTTGCAAACGCTGCCCCTGTTACCCCAGGCCCAGCGGGTGCTACCCCCCATTCTCCAGCGGTTGGAGCAAGCAGCCATCGAAGCCCTCGGGCGCGAGTGGTATGAGCAATGGGCGGTGAATTTGCCCCCCTGGTTCGAGACGCCGGGTCAGATCAATATGCCCCTGATTTTACGGTTGCTCAACCTGGCGGAGGCCTTTGACCTGTGGGAGTACAGCCGGGCGCGCTATGGCATGTTAGGGCCGGGGGGCCATTGGGTGCCGGGGCGCAATGCCGCCGATTTGCCCCTAGGGGAACTCAGGGCCTGTTTGGCTCGGCATCCCCAGCCGGAGGAGGTGTTGCGGCGATTGCAGCGGGCCCATCGGTTGTTGGGGGGAGCAACCGGCCAGCGCTTATCAGGGGCTTGA